The nucleotide window AGACGGAGTAGTGGAATAGACTTACCTTTCTGCCTCAAAAAAACCCTGAAAACCACAAAAACATGTTTTCAGACACTGGACGGCACGCAGTGTGAGGACCGAAGTCCCTTGAATCACTCTGCCTATATGCTGGACGCGGTTTCCTGATGCATTGAAAGAAAAGTCGTCACTGCCGTCGGTCTTCGAGGACGACCTACATTTATTTACGTAAATATAATTGCCTTTCCAACCGGATAAACTCAGTAGCGAAACTAGGAAAATACGCTTGGCGGCAGGGAGCGGATGAGCCAATCCTCGGGCGCAGCGAGTTCTCGCGAGGCGGTGAGATCTACCGCCCTGACGTCACCGCCCCGGAGACGCCTGCGTGGGGAGGTTGGTGGGCGACAGCGCTGGTTGGGCGTGAGGGGGAGTGCATCTCTGAGCGCAGCGCTTGTGAGGAAAACAGACTCTGCCCTGCCGCTGGCTAACCGTTGCTGACATGAGCGGCCTGCATGGGGTCGAGAGCACCTCTCTCCCCCAGTCCCTCGGCCTTACTGTTCCCGAACATCCTCCTGGAGATCCGGACCAGAGCCTGAGGCTCAGCGAGGAAACCGAGGCGACGCAGGTGATGGCGGAGACGGGTGAGGGAAGTTTGGGGTCCGTTGCGCTCCCGCCGCCCCAGATTTTAGAGGAGGGGGACGCACCCCGGGATCCCGCGAGCTGTGGGCATGCTCCCCCGATCCGAGTCGTTGGGGGTCGCGGTCCCGTAGCGATCACGGCCGGGCGGGAAGAGGCTCCGCCTCCCTCAGAGAGACTGGGAGCAGCTTCTATGGTGGTGGCAACTCGCAGCAGGCTTGATGATGTCTTCCAGGGTGAGGAGAAGGCTCTCGAAAGCTGTGGCGCAGAGAGGTCGGAGTGTGAGGCGATGGTGGGGGCGAAGGCGGAGGAAGTGAAGATTGAAAAGTGTGCCTCCTTCTCAGAAGCCGCGGATGAGGAGAGGGCTGAGGTGGTGGAGACGGAAGGCGTGAAGGAGAAGCAGGTAGTGGCGGAGGAGATGGAGGTGGAGAAGCCAGCAGGTGAAGAAATAGAAGTGGTGGAGGAAAACGGAGTGGTAGAGGAGgtgaaggaggaggcagggccctggCATCTCAATGTGGTTCTGCGCATGAACCCCCTGGAGGCCATCCAACAGGAGCTGGACACTGTGAATGCTCAGGCTGACAGGGCCTTCcaacagctggagcagaagtTTGGGCGAATGCGTCGACACTACCTGGAGCGGAGAAACTACATCATTCAGAACATCCCGGGTTTCTGGATGACTGCCTTTCGGAACCATCCCCAGCTGTCCGGCATGATTAGGGGCCAAGATGCAGACATGTTAAGGTACATATCCAATTTGGAGGTGAAGGAACTCAGACACCCCCGAACTGGCTGCAAGTTCAAGTTCTTCTTTCGAAGAAATCCCTACTTCAGAAATAAGCTGATTGTCAAGGAATACGAGGTCCGATCCTCTGGGAGAGTAGTGTCTCTTTCTACGCCAATCATATGGCGCAGGGGACATGAAC belongs to Oryctolagus cuniculus chromosome 5, mOryCun1.1, whole genome shotgun sequence and includes:
- the TSPYL1 gene encoding testis-specific Y-encoded-like protein 1 isoform X2, whose product is MSGLHGVESTSLPQSLGLTVPEHPPGDPDQSLRLSEETEATQGEEKALESCGAERSECEAMVGAKAEEVKIEKCASFSEAADEERAEVVETEGVKEKQVVAEEMEVEKPAGEEIEVVEENGVVEEVKEEAGPWHLNVVLRMNPLEAIQQELDTVNAQADRAFQQLEQKFGRMRRHYLERRNYIIQNIPGFWMTAFRNHPQLSGMIRGQDADMLRYISNLEVKELRHPRTGCKFKFFFRRNPYFRNKLIVKEYEVRSSGRVVSLSTPIIWRRGHEPQSFIRRNQDLICSFFTWFSDHSLPESDRIAEIIKEDLWPNPLQYYLLREGVRRARRRPIREPVEIPRPFGFQSG
- the TSPYL1 gene encoding testis-specific Y-encoded-like protein 1 isoform X1, with the translated sequence MSGLHGVESTSLPQSLGLTVPEHPPGDPDQSLRLSEETEATQVMAETGEGSLGSVALPPPQILEEGDAPRDPASCGHAPPIRVVGGRGPVAITAGREEAPPPSERLGAASMVVATRSRLDDVFQGEEKALESCGAERSECEAMVGAKAEEVKIEKCASFSEAADEERAEVVETEGVKEKQVVAEEMEVEKPAGEEIEVVEENGVVEEVKEEAGPWHLNVVLRMNPLEAIQQELDTVNAQADRAFQQLEQKFGRMRRHYLERRNYIIQNIPGFWMTAFRNHPQLSGMIRGQDADMLRYISNLEVKELRHPRTGCKFKFFFRRNPYFRNKLIVKEYEVRSSGRVVSLSTPIIWRRGHEPQSFIRRNQDLICSFFTWFSDHSLPESDRIAEIIKEDLWPNPLQYYLLREGVRRARRRPIREPVEIPRPFGFQSG